TATGGTTTTGTGGCATGTTGTCCGGGAGATACAAGGAGGTCTTAGGGTTTGGGTGCGGAAATTGAGGCCAAGAAAAGTGCTTCTGGGTTTTAAATCTCACCACTAAATGACACTGTATTCTATACTCTATAGAACACACCCTCTTAACTAGTGAAAACAACAGGTCCCTTTCTGGCTCCTCTCCCCCACATCTgccgcctctctctctctctctctctctctctctctctctatcttatATGCTTTGGGAATGACAATAACACGTGATTTTCTTATTTGCCATAAAAACAAAGGTATTTTCATTATGTTAATTGCATGCATGTGACATGCACATGCATGCATGGGCATATATACCATATGATAGATTACATGTAGACATAAATGTAAATATAGTGCATGCATGTGACCTGTAAACAAGACCAATAAATATAAGGAAGAGAAGGATTTCCTGTGTCTCTGCTCTCTTGTTGTATCTACTAGACCAAATAGATCACCTTTCTTACACAACTCTCTCATactaatcaaagaaaaaggcaGATCCAAGGTATAGGTTAAGCTGTCAATCTATCAATcaatcatcaatcaatcaactCAGAGATAGAGAGCAATcaccaatcaatttttttttaaagcactcGAAAAGGGTTAAACACCATGTCCAGCTCTTCTTCCTTGTCTCTGGACCACCTCCCTCCCTCCGAGCAGCTCTGTTATGTCCATTGCAACATTTGTGACACTGTGCTTGCGGTATTATTATCACAAATTATCAGCTTTATTGTCTCCAATATTTATCACCCTCTTTCCCCCATTTGCTTGTACTTTCTTAGACATTTtaggtttctttcttcttttttatattcattatgCATTTCTTTGATATGTTGGGGTTCTTGGCTTCATGATAGGTGAGTGTTCCTTGCACCAGCTTATTCAAGACAGTTACTGTTCGATGTGGTCACTGCACCAATCTCCTTCCCGTCAACATGCGTGGGTTGTTTTTGCCTTCTAGCCAGTTTCCCTTGGGACACAATTTCTACTCTCCTCATAATCTCCTGGTGTGTAATGGCAAGCCTATAAGTTTCTTTAACCCCTACTTGCTATGGACTTCTGGTTTTGATTTTGTAGAATTCTCTCATGGTAATATATGCTGGTGAATAATATTTGTCAGGATGATCAGATCCCAAACCCAACTCCAAACTTCTTGATCAATCAAACCCATGTCAATGACTTCAGCGTTACAGTTCGAGGAATGTCTGATCATGAACTTCCTAGGCCACCCGTTATCAGCAGACGTGAgaatcatgttattttattattttcccttcttttattCTATCAAGAATCTCTCTTTACAATTCGAGGTCATAATGCCACatgttttttcacttttttttttttttgggaggcAAATGTTTCTCACTtcgccaatattctcttgaaaAATGAAGACCCTTTTATCACTTGATGCGAGAGATTCATGCATTTTTCCCTTCTTTATTCTATCAAGAATCTCCGCTGATAATAACTCGCTAGCACTTTAACATGTCCAATAATAGTATTCTCTTAGAGAATCAAAAAAAGATAATGGGAACAGAATCATAACCATTTGCCTTTCTGGCTCACTCGAACCAGTCTTGAAGGTCTTTTGATCTGCAGGTATTTTAAGGGAGAAAGGAACTAATTAATTTGTCACATGAATTAAAAACCAAACCCTGTCTTGCCTGCCATTTTAATcatctgttttcttttgtgCAGGAGTCCTGATTTAGTAATTAATAACTGTCAGGTCCTTTTTCTATTCACTTCTAATAGGTAGTAAAGAaccctaaaatatatatatagatattcacacacacacactagaaTTCATCACTTCTTGAACACTGTTCGAAATTCCCTACTATACCTAAGAAATCATCATTTATAGAGATACAAGCTGAGTTAAGGAAATAAGTCAAGTGATTTTTATCTCTTTCAAATTGAGAGGCTTTCCCCCCTCTTTCTTGCTTGATCAAACTGCTAAGTTTATTTCTTAATCTAGCGCTCTTTTCTTCTGAATTAATTTCCccacttttttttccctttgctcAAGCAATTAATCTAAccacaagaaaacaaaacaattgatGGCTCTAGTTTGGCCTTTTAGttagcaaaaaatataaatagatagACAATATTgagatcataaattaaattaaagcagTATCCCGAAAGCTAGATTATAGTAAAGAATGACTGTACAATGTTGCTTCTCCCGGGAAGCTAGCAAGGAATTCTTGATGAAGAAGTGAGTGTGAGAGATCGAAATGCGAAGTGACGGTAGAAGAAGATGAgggggaagaaaacaaaacttaaaagcTAGCAAAGTGATTTTAATGTGTCTATGTTTGTGGCCTGCCTGTTTATGTCCAGCTCCAGAGAAGAGACAAAGAGTCCCCTCTGCGTACAATCGCTTCATCAAGTgagtaataattatttcaacctctttgtttttctctgttttgtttgtttttgcattattATATGTGAAGTTGCTAAATCTGAAGCAAATGTAAATGGACCAACAATTTGCAGGGACGAGATCCAACGAATCAAGGCTGGAAATCCAGATATAAGTCACAGAGAAGCATTCAGTGCAGCGGCTAAGAATGTAAGATCCATGagatttttcttagggtttctAGCTACTTTACcaaattagggtttttcttttccataaCAAGAAAATGAggttatcatttatttatttatatatgctgTGAAATAGACTCTATACTAGCATCAGCAAATGCAGTATGTGGGTCCTCAAGACTAATATTATCTTGTCCTATTATGTCAGTGGGCCCACTTCCCACATATTCACTTCGGTCTCATGCCCGATCAGACCATGAAGAAGAATAACGTGCGCCAACAGGTAACCTGTGCACACTCCTTGTCTGTTGCAGGCTTGCACAATGGATCTTCATCTTGCACACAGATGAATTTGTACATAAATCAAAGACACTAACGTTGCTGTCTGAATCTGGATTGGTGTAGGAAGGAGAAGATGTTCTGATCAACGATGCGTTTTTTGCTTCTTCTAACGTTGGTGTCACTACCCCTTACTAAGAAGTGGAGCTGCTACGTACTTCTCATCTTGTTAATTTTAGCTTCTAATCTTAGTAGTCGGAGAAAGATTTTAAGGTTCAGACGTCCGTCAAGTACTTTAACTTGTCTAATTACTTCATTACCCATCGACTAAAAGCTCTTCTAATTAATGTAGACATCTGATGTTCCTAGCATTGCATCTGCTTTTTAGATGTTCTGTGTTTATTTTGCTTGCAGCTTTCCTCTATCCTTAacatttttcaagaactatataACGTCTAGTTAATTCATCGAGAAATCTGATGGTCACTACTGtaagtttcttgttttttctttttctctctctctctctctctttttatcctttaacacaCGCGCCTTCTAGTATTAACAGTATATCCCCCTAGAATGTTTCCTTATTGGTCTAGATCAAGTAAATTATCCAAGAATTTGTCGTTTAATAAGCCTGCATTTTGGTGTAGTTcttctatattaattaatttgtttgttcACTCACAAACACTAATTAGATATCCAACTCTCTTCCATACTTCCGCTTATGATGTGTTTGGCAGATTGCAGAGGAAAAATGATAGCTATATATGTATAATACATTTTATTGTATTACACTacaattttctaaaatttaattatctaaACACTTTTTTCTGCAAATCGATCGTTGAATGACGTCTAATTGCTGAGTTTACATGAAGGATTGAAAGTCAGTCCATCCATTCCAGATTACATTTCATAATTTATCCAAAATATTGGAAACTAGAGGCTCTAGTTAATGGCAAACGATTCACCTACGTGCGATGGCAATCAATGTAATTCACACtgattaatgattatttatagAAAGACTGAAATTAAACAAGAGATTTTATTTGCTAGTTGCTGAAGTATAAGTGAAATCTTGGTGATTCAGCAATGGTTTTTCTTCTGGCtttttctttcaagagatttctTTCATCATTACAAGCTGGGCTGGTTTTCTGAGTTTGCatatcttctttttatgtgtCTTTGCTTTTGTTCTTTGACTCTGTTCCAGCGTAGTCTTGCTCGGTGTTTCTGGTTTCTCTTTGGGTGTCTTTTAAGTGAGTTTTTGTACACTAATCCCAACTTATCAATTGAGCATGGTTGAGATAGATCGTCCATGAATCAAGCAGCaagacatggaaaaaaaaaaaaaaaaccttaattatcTGGAATAACATAACACTATttgtgagaaataaaaaaaaaaaattgtgacaatttagttaatttttttatataggttttttattttatgctgaGATGTACATTTAGGATCAGGATAGAAGccaacacaaaaagaaaaatataataataacaatttaatcttacttgagatatatatattaaaagaaagaaagaatagaaTAATAGCAATTAACTTCAGGACTCCTTGGCGTTGATATTCGTTGTGAAATATAATTTCATCCTAAATAATTAGTTCTTTTCGTGGGAATACcagctactttttttttttttttttttaataataccaGTGCTTTTATTCAACACAAAGTACCTATTAACAAAacagctaaaataaaataaatatggggGAAATTTTATGTTCACATCAATAGTGAAATaactgattttttctttctttcaatcaaaTCCTTTTATTGCCTAATTGGAAAatattaagcttgaaattatggttaaatacaaaattaaaagatagaggcttaaaatataaaaaatagataaaatatatgGCGAACCCCACATTGGcgacaa
This genomic interval from Populus alba chromosome 1, ASM523922v2, whole genome shotgun sequence contains the following:
- the LOC118035984 gene encoding axial regulator YABBY 1, giving the protein MSSSSSLSLDHLPPSEQLCYVHCNICDTVLAVSVPCTSLFKTVTVRCGHCTNLLPVNMRGLFLPSSQFPLGHNFYSPHNLLDDQIPNPTPNFLINQTHVNDFSVTVRGMSDHELPRPPVISRPPEKRQRVPSAYNRFIKDEIQRIKAGNPDISHREAFSAAAKNWAHFPHIHFGLMPDQTMKKNNVRQQEGEDVLINDAFFASSNVGVTTPY